ACAAAATCATTTGCCGTTACAGGTTCACCATTTGACCACATTGCTTCTTTTAATTTAAAAGTATACGTTAACCCATCTTCACTAACATCTGTGGATTCAGCAATTGCAGGAACTGGATTTCCATCCGCATCCAGTTGGTATAGTCCATCTAGAATACTTGCAATTACTTGGAAAGATGCACCGTCTGTTGCAAGTTGTGGATCCATAGAAGCAACTTCTACGTCAAATTGGACGTTTAATACTTTTTTATCAGTTGATCCTTGCGTTGTTGAAGACACGTCTGAATTAGTTCCTTCAGTATTTGTATCCGTATCTCCACCACATGCAGCCAAAAGTGTCATAGCTACTAAACTCGTTGCATACAGTTTGATTCTTTTTGTATTTCTCATCTTTTTCCTCCAATTTCTATTCCGTCATTAAGTAACGGTTAGAATTTCATGATGTAAATTAATGAAATTATAACCTTATGTTTTTGTTTCGTCAAGGTGTTTCAAAGAAACTCTTGTCCAATATGACTTTTGTTTATTAATTAAAAATGATAAAACGTTTACAAATCTCATCCTATTGTTATTTACCTAAATTTAATTTTTATATTCTTTTTTCAAAGAAAATAAACAGTAGTTGAATAATCCTAATTCATCCCTTATATTATAAGTAGTTATGGTATGTTTTTAAAAAAGGAGAATGAAAATGGGATCTATTCAAAGAAGAGAGTCATATTTTGATGGTGGATTAGCCAGTTTAATCGTTTGGAGTATTTTAGGAATGATCATCACAACGATTACTTTCGGAATTGCTTATCCATGGGCATTATGTATGGTTTACGGATGGAAAATTAATCACACAGTAGTAGAAGGAAAAAGAATGAAATTCAGAGGTTCTGCGATAGGATTATTTGGTAATTGGATTAAATGGTTATTTTTAACCATTATTACTTTTGGAATCTATGGTTTTTGGGTTTCTATCAAATTAGAGGAGTGGAAAGTACGGAACACTATTTTTGAAGAATAACTATTTTCCTATTATTCTTGCTCTATTTCTTTAAAAAAAGGCCATTAGAAACGTTTTTTCTCAACGTCTCTAACAGCCTTTTTTTATTTCTCCAAATTTATTTATCAAGTTCTAATGCTACAACCATTTCTTCGGTCGCATCTTCTAAAGCAACTGTCTCCACTAGTTCTCCTTGGCAAACCCACCGCATTAAAACATCGTTACTACAGGTTACTAAAGTAATCAGACTTTTATCAGGTACTTCTTCAACCAAATCTACTCGGCTAGGGCTTACACGTTCTAAATAACTAACCTTATAAATAGAAATTTTTTCTAAATCGGTTACGTAAATATAATCTCCAATTTCCATATACTGTACATCGCTAAAAAGCATACCTGGTTGAAGGATATTATGACTAGCTAAAGAATAATTACCTTCTCCAATTTGTTGATCAGCAGTCATCGTTCCTGCTCCTGCATATAAGTTATCATTAGAAAGTCCTTTTAACACTGGTAACCGCAAATCAATAGAAGGAATAGATATTCCACCAATTACAGGTAGATACGTGCGATTACGATATCCTTCCATCACACCATCCCAATCTACTTGTACGGCCTGATCGAAATCAAAGATAGCTGGTTCTTCATTATTTTCACGAATTTCCTCTTTCGTAAAACTAGTCACCTGATTATCTTTTATCGTGTTTTTAATAAGGTAATTTTGAAATGGCTCTTTTAGAAGTAAGAGAATTCCTGCTACAATCATAATGATTGCAATTAAGTTTAGTATTGTTTTCCGTTTCACAGTCCAAACTCCTTTTTATCTATCTATCTGGAGAATGTAGTATGTCTTAAGCTTTTTGGTCACCTAATTCTCTTTCAAATGGATCACGGCTGATTCCTTTTTCCAAAACTTCTCGTACATATTCTTTAGCAGAAAACAAACTATGATCTCGATAATTCCCACATTCTTTAGCAGTGACTGCTGGTACCACTTCTGTTTTTAGAACTTGTTCTAATGTTTTTTCCAAAGCCTGAGCAATCTCTTCTGGTGTAGACT
The Jeotgalibaca sp. MA1X17-3 genome window above contains:
- a CDS encoding DUF898 domain-containing protein — its product is MGSIQRRESYFDGGLASLIVWSILGMIITTITFGIAYPWALCMVYGWKINHTVVEGKRMKFRGSAIGLFGNWIKWLFLTIITFGIYGFWVSIKLEEWKVRNTIFEE
- a CDS encoding class A sortase, encoding MKRKTILNLIAIIMIVAGILLLLKEPFQNYLIKNTIKDNQVTSFTKEEIRENNEEPAIFDFDQAVQVDWDGVMEGYRNRTYLPVIGGISIPSIDLRLPVLKGLSNDNLYAGAGTMTADQQIGEGNYSLASHNILQPGMLFSDVQYMEIGDYIYVTDLEKISIYKVSYLERVSPSRVDLVEEVPDKSLITLVTCSNDVLMRWVCQGELVETVALEDATEEMVVALELDK